One Trichomycterus rosablanca isolate fTriRos1 chromosome 12, fTriRos1.hap1, whole genome shotgun sequence DNA window includes the following coding sequences:
- the satb2 gene encoding DNA-binding protein SATB2, protein MERGGGESPCLRESPERRTASSPDPNAPPPGKISRLELNGSPTGPRSRHNGVSQRILGGLMIPVFCVVEQVDGGMVVEGDSREEHAEFVLVRKDILFTQLVETALQALGYSHSSAAQAHGIIKVGRWNPLPIHCLTDAPEATVADMLLDVYHMVTLRIQLQSYAKLEDLPSEQWNHATVRSALKDLLKEMNQSTLAKECPLSQSMISSIVNSSYYANVSISKCQEFGRWYKKFKKIKVKRFERDSLVDFCVLGQRPPPHLTGLAQLGPMGSAGQPQPPPTHASQHHHSPPLRAQVAPPAALQPLLGPRGLLSPQINPQIVQQQLAMAHLINQQLAVSRLLAHQHPQSLNQQFLNHPPIPRPGKSVGPGEPGSNLSAAEVSSDIYQQVREELKRASVSQAVFARVAFNRTQGLLSEILRKEEDPRTASQSLLVNLKAMQNFLNLPEAERDRIYQEERERSMNPPVGLPPTPNSSPGGNRLCQSKPSAPNPDLPLKLEPLVNITSSIYDEIQQEMKRAKVSQALFAKVAANKSQGWLCELLRWKENPSPENRTLWENLCTIRRFLTLPQTDRDLVYEEESRHQHNERLHTILHLPSDPQVLHRQPLPLLGHKDHSPMHEDSLPNSGMEDNPQSGAVGNNTGVGSAVAKKPRSRTKISLEALGILQSFIQDVGLYPDQEAIHTLSAQLDLPKHTIVKFFQNQRYHVKHHGRLKELGAEGSGVDVAEYRDEELLSGSEDAESSEDGHEEIYSGHEGASAGATVSASTQSSSSGQEESKDKIVSLGSARPSSLPSSTSSPSPRDQVEYQR, encoded by the exons ATGGAGCGTGGAGGAGGAGAGAGCCCCTGTTTGCGGGAGAGCCCTGAACGCCGAACTGCTTCCAGCCCAGACCCAAATGCCCCACCTCCAGGGAAGATTAGCCGCCTGGAGCTAAACGGTAGTCCCACTGGCCCTCGAAGTCGGCACAATGGGGTTTCACAGAGAATCCTGGGAG GTCTGATGATCCCTGTGTTCTGCGTGGTGGAGCAGGTGGATGGAGGGATGGTGGTGGAGGGGGACAGTCGGGAGGAGCATGCAGAGTTTGTGCTGGTCAGGAAAGACATTCTCTTCACCCAGCTAGTAGAGACAGCATTGCAAGCTCTTGGCTACTCCCACAGTTCAGCAGCCCAGGCACATG GCATCATTAAGGTGGGTCGTTGGAACCCTCTGCCCATCCACTGCCTGACAGACGCTCCTGAGGCCACTGTAGCTGACATGCTGCTGGACGTCTACCACATGGTCACACTCCGCATCCAGTTACAGAG CTATGCTAAGCTGGAGGACCTGCCATCGGAGCAGTGGAACCATGCGACAGTGCGCAGTGCACTTAAAGATCTGCTGAAGGAGATGAACCAGAGCACACTGGCTAAAGAGTGCCCACTATCCCAG AGTATGATCTCCTCCATAGTAAACAGTTCCTACTATGCTAATGTCTCAATTTCCAAATGCCAAGAATTCGGTCGATGGTACAAAAAGTTCAAAAAGATTAAAG TAAAAAGGT TTGAGAGGGACAGCCTGGTAGACTTTTGTGTCTTAGGACAGCGTCCCCCTCCTCATCTAACTGGCCTTGCACAGCTAGGACCAATGGGCAGTGCAG GGCAACCACAACCACCGCCAACCCATGCCAGTCAACATCACCACAGCCCACCTCTTCGAGCTCAGGTTGCTCCTCCAGCTGCCCTGCAGCCTTTGCTAGGACCAAGAGGCCTCCTTTCACCTCAGATAAATCCACAGATAGTGCAGCAACAACTAGCTATGGCTCACCTCATCAACCAGCAGCTGGCTGTCAGCCGCCTGTTGGCCCATCAACACCCTCAATCACTCAACCAGCAGTTCCTCAATCATCCACCCATCCCAAGACCTGGCAAGTCTGTAGGACCTGGAGAACCAGGATCCAATCTTTCAGCGGCTGAGGTCTCATCAGACATCTATCAGCAAGTACGGGAAGAGCTTAAAAGAGCCAGTGTCTCACAAGCTGTGTTTGCCAGAGTGGCATTCAACCGCACACAG GGCCTGCTGTCTGAGATCTTGCGGAAGGAGGAAGACCCTCGTACAGCTTCTCAGTCCCTGCTGGTTAACCTCAAGGCCATGCAGAATTTTCTCAACCTACCTGAGGCTGAGCGAGACAGGATTTACCAGGAGGAGCGTGAACGCAGCATGAACCCACCTGTAGGTCTACCTCCAACTCCAAACTCCAGCCCTGGTGGAAATCGACTCTGTCAG TCCAAGCCCTCTGCTCCAAATCCTGACCTTCCACTAAAACTAGAGCCACTGGTCAACATCACATCTTCCATTTATGATGAGATTCAACAAGAGATGAAGCGCGCCAAGGTGTCTCAGGCACTGTTTGCCAAGGTGGCAGCCAACAAGAGCCAA GGTTGGCTGTGTGAGTTACTGCGCTGGAAGGAGAATCCGAGTCCTGAGAATCGCACTCTGTGGGAGAACCTGTGTACGATTCGTCGATTCCTAACGCTTCCTCAAACAGACAGGGACCTTGTGTATGAGGAGGAATCCCGGCACCAACACAATGAACGCCTGCACACCATCCTACACCTGCCCTCGGACCCTCAG GTACTGCACAGACAGCCTTTGCCACTACTAGGACACAAGGACCACTCGCCTATGCATGAGGACTCATTGCCCAACTCTGGAATGGAAGACAACCCTCAGTCCGGTGCTGTTGGCAACAACACTGGCGTGGGATCTGCTGTCGCCAAAAAACCCCGCTCCCGCACCAAGATCTCACTGGAAGCCCTTGGTATCCTGCAAAGTTTTATCCAGGATGTAGGGCTCTATCCTGACCAGGAAGCCATTCACACACTCTCAGCCCAGTTGGACCTACCAAAGCACACCATTGTCAAGTTTTTTCAGAACCAGCGCTACCATGTGAAGCACCATGGTCGGCTAAAAGAGCTTGGAGCTGAGGGTAGTGGAGTCGATGTTGCTGAATATCGAGATGAAGAGCTTCTCTCTGGCTCAGAGGACGCAGAATCCAGTGAAGATGGCCATGAGGAGATCTACAGTGGACACGAAGGTGCCTCAGCAGGAGCAACAGTCTCTGCTTCAACACAATCCTCCAGCTCaggccaagaagaaagcaaggaCAAGATTGTGTCTCTAGGGTCAGCACGGCCAAGCTCCTTGCCCTCATCCACTTCATCCCCAAGCCCCAGAGACCAGGTTGAGTACCAGAGATAA